The Sedimentisphaera salicampi genome includes a region encoding these proteins:
- a CDS encoding LptF/LptG family permease, translated as MNKIIHRYLLKDLVKSFLLATAALTLILSLGGLIAPAREFGVSPAQAVRLIIYFIPVTLAFVLPVGAVFAAAVTYGRFAGQNEHTACRAGGISTTSIMLPAVYLGLFVMAANLLLNFYVVPHYIHKAEVNVKANIKQIVFRSIKRKGMYEIEGKDSKTFIIADKVDEDKNILSGVNILRIDEGSASSLITSSLARVNFSKTDSGNQISVTAYELFQADKSGYSYCAKLPLRTKVGSLIVDNIRFKKLSMLRKIEKKPVLFGPVRKKADELIERISTELLAQRIDGSAQTNRWLKLSGISERLLFRAESCRLDSDLSLHAAGVEVLEYSDGAEVPENRWEAESAEIYAAGSSPEDYWNFSLNRAVPAGEPAPDRVESRTFRHLQTPAPIQEIYSSSDRLAAALNSGLEDPSIEVKMLTEELDQRIDETAGEVAIEINYRLVFGIACLFITVTGAAFGVIMRNSHVLASFGAGIIPLAVLVVFIMMGKNLTKNIISHTDRSGDSGIVLIWAGLGVVLLIMAFVQRNIHRT; from the coding sequence GTGAATAAAATAATACACAGATATTTGCTGAAAGATTTAGTAAAATCTTTTCTGCTGGCTACAGCTGCTCTAACGCTGATTTTGAGCCTTGGGGGCCTTATTGCGCCTGCAAGGGAGTTTGGGGTCAGCCCGGCTCAGGCGGTGCGGCTTATCATATACTTCATCCCTGTAACACTCGCCTTTGTGCTGCCGGTAGGGGCGGTGTTCGCTGCTGCGGTTACTTACGGTCGTTTTGCAGGACAGAATGAACACACCGCCTGCCGTGCGGGCGGAATCAGCACAACATCCATAATGCTGCCGGCAGTGTATCTGGGGTTGTTTGTTATGGCGGCGAATCTGCTGCTGAATTTTTACGTAGTCCCGCATTACATCCACAAGGCTGAGGTGAACGTAAAGGCGAATATCAAGCAGATTGTATTCCGGAGCATAAAACGCAAGGGGATGTATGAGATTGAGGGTAAAGACTCCAAAACCTTCATTATTGCAGACAAGGTGGATGAGGATAAGAACATTCTCTCAGGCGTGAACATCCTCCGGATTGATGAGGGCTCTGCCAGCTCGCTGATAACAAGCTCTCTTGCCCGTGTGAACTTCAGCAAAACTGACAGCGGCAATCAGATCTCCGTTACCGCCTATGAGCTCTTTCAGGCGGATAAATCCGGCTACTCCTACTGCGCAAAACTCCCGCTCAGAACGAAAGTTGGCTCTTTGATAGTTGATAATATCCGTTTCAAAAAGCTCAGTATGCTCAGGAAGATTGAGAAAAAGCCTGTGCTTTTCGGGCCTGTGCGAAAGAAAGCGGATGAGCTTATCGAGAGAATTTCCACCGAGCTTCTTGCGCAAAGAATAGACGGCTCTGCTCAAACCAACAGATGGCTCAAGCTTTCAGGTATAAGCGAAAGGCTGCTTTTCAGGGCTGAGAGCTGCCGGCTGGATTCAGATTTATCACTGCACGCAGCAGGGGTTGAAGTGCTGGAGTATTCGGATGGAGCGGAAGTGCCAGAAAACCGCTGGGAGGCAGAATCTGCTGAAATCTATGCCGCCGGCAGCAGCCCGGAGGACTACTGGAATTTCTCGCTGAACCGTGCTGTACCTGCAGGCGAGCCTGCGCCGGACAGGGTGGAATCCCGAACATTCAGGCACTTGCAGACCCCGGCACCAATCCAAGAGATATACAGCAGTTCAGACAGGCTCGCAGCTGCGCTTAATTCGGGTCTTGAAGACCCTTCGATAGAAGTGAAGATGCTCACCGAAGAGCTCGACCAGAGGATAGATGAAACAGCGGGAGAAGTGGCAATTGAGATAAACTACCGCCTTGTATTCGGGATAGCCTGCTTGTTTATCACGGTAACCGGTGCGGCCTTCGGAGTGATTATGCGAAACAGCCACGTTTTGGCCTCTTTCGGGGCCGGTATAATACCACTTGCCGTGCTTGTGGTGTTTATAATGATGGGCAAGAACCTCACTAAAAACATAATCTCCCATACAGACCGCTCGGGCGATTCAGGAATCGTTCTAATTTGGGCGGGGCTGGGAGTTGTGCTCTTGATAATGGCCTTTGTTCAGAGGAACATACATAGAACGTAG
- the thiE gene encoding thiamine phosphate synthase produces the protein MQSSIYRIIDANFNRSREACRVMEEFARFVLGSKPLAARAKALRHKISSAAAKLDSGRMLAARESDKDPGAGLEVQGQMKRQSAEDVFSAAAKRLPEALRVLSETAQTISPESAAEFEEARFKAYTLEKDISGALNAREKFADVRLYVLLDDLEEPDFEKMLSAALKGGADCIQLRAKSDDDGFVYRLACILARRCREAGAVSIVNDRPDIAVSSGADGVHLGLKDVPAEVLRDISPRPMILGLTTHNIPELQEAVKQGADYVGIGPFAQTQTKPGLNPSGLKYIKEAVLHLQGSGVYHTAIGGIKAGSIPQLREAGVRCAAVSSAVTMADNPEKAAKELKKLLL, from the coding sequence ATGCAGTCAAGTATTTACAGAATAATAGATGCAAACTTCAACCGCTCGCGTGAGGCGTGCAGGGTTATGGAGGAATTTGCAAGATTTGTGCTCGGGTCGAAGCCGCTTGCAGCGAGGGCGAAGGCCCTCAGGCATAAAATTTCCTCTGCGGCTGCAAAACTGGATTCCGGCAGGATGCTTGCCGCCAGGGAAAGCGATAAAGACCCAGGTGCGGGGCTTGAAGTGCAGGGGCAGATGAAAAGGCAGAGCGCGGAAGATGTTTTCTCAGCAGCCGCCAAAAGACTGCCTGAGGCGCTTAGAGTTCTATCAGAAACCGCCCAAACGATCAGCCCGGAATCTGCGGCGGAGTTTGAGGAGGCAAGATTCAAGGCTTACACGCTCGAGAAGGATATCTCTGGGGCGTTGAATGCCCGTGAAAAATTTGCAGATGTGCGGCTTTACGTACTGCTTGATGATTTGGAAGAGCCGGATTTCGAGAAGATGCTCTCGGCTGCCCTGAAAGGCGGGGCAGACTGCATCCAGCTCAGGGCGAAAAGCGATGATGACGGATTTGTTTATCGCTTGGCCTGCATACTCGCCCGCCGGTGCAGAGAGGCGGGGGCGGTGAGCATTGTGAACGACCGCCCGGATATTGCTGTTTCCAGCGGGGCAGACGGCGTGCACCTCGGGCTCAAAGATGTGCCCGCTGAGGTGTTGCGGGATATATCGCCAAGGCCGATGATCCTCGGGCTCACCACGCACAATATCCCCGAGCTTCAAGAGGCAGTCAAGCAGGGAGCGGATTATGTGGGCATAGGCCCGTTCGCCCAAACGCAAACGAAACCCGGCCTGAACCCCTCAGGCCTTAAATATATCAAAGAGGCCGTTTTGCATCTGCAGGGAAGCGGGGTGTATCATACTGCTATCGGGGGGATAAAAGCCGGCTCAATACCGCAGCTCAGGGAGGCGGGAGTACGCTGCGCAGCGGTATCTTCTGCGGTTACAATGGCTGATAATCCCGAAAAAGCGGCAAAAGAACTGAAAAAACTGCTCCTCTGA
- the queA gene encoding tRNA preQ1(34) S-adenosylmethionine ribosyltransferase-isomerase QueA: MKTKDLEYYLPEELIAQRPADARSSSRLLVLDKRNGTLDDRLFSDIGDYLRPEDCLVLNDTKVLSARFFAKRETGASLEGLYLGQAGENAWHIMLRNARKVKPGEKILLLDRDKEVYMKALACHRMGDGSWFIEPETDRPAEEVLEKIGYAPLPPYISRPGGGDNPEMDRKRYQTVFAKKEGAVAAPTAGLHFTEQMLSSLEEKGIQMARVTLHVGAGTFKPVTASDLSRHEIHSEKYTVSEEAAEKINTAKENGGRIIAVGTTSVRTLETAAAGGKLEACSGETRLFIVPGVKFNIVDAMITNFHLPRSTLLALVGAFAGMDKIMTAYKHAVEKRYRFFSYGDAMFIY; this comes from the coding sequence ATGAAAACAAAAGACCTTGAATACTATCTGCCAGAAGAACTGATCGCACAAAGACCTGCGGATGCGAGGAGCAGCTCAAGGCTTCTCGTACTCGATAAGAGAAACGGAACGCTTGATGACAGGCTTTTCAGCGACATTGGGGACTATCTGCGTCCCGAGGACTGCCTTGTGCTCAATGACACTAAGGTTCTCTCTGCCCGTTTCTTCGCAAAACGAGAGACCGGCGCCTCGCTTGAGGGCCTTTATCTCGGACAGGCCGGCGAAAACGCATGGCATATAATGCTCCGAAATGCGAGGAAAGTGAAGCCCGGGGAGAAGATTCTTCTTCTGGACAGGGATAAAGAGGTGTATATGAAGGCCCTTGCCTGCCACAGAATGGGCGACGGGAGCTGGTTTATAGAGCCCGAAACCGACCGGCCGGCAGAAGAGGTGCTGGAGAAAATCGGGTATGCGCCACTGCCGCCTTATATATCACGTCCGGGCGGGGGCGATAATCCGGAGATGGACAGAAAACGCTATCAAACCGTGTTTGCAAAAAAGGAGGGGGCTGTTGCCGCACCTACTGCGGGACTGCACTTCACCGAACAGATGCTCAGCTCCCTTGAGGAAAAAGGTATTCAGATGGCAAGGGTTACCCTGCATGTGGGGGCGGGCACGTTCAAGCCCGTAACAGCGAGCGACCTTTCCCGGCACGAGATACACAGCGAGAAATATACCGTGAGCGAAGAGGCCGCTGAGAAAATCAACACCGCAAAAGAAAACGGAGGCAGGATAATAGCAGTGGGCACTACCAGCGTTAGAACGCTGGAAACAGCGGCCGCAGGCGGAAAGCTTGAGGCCTGCTCGGGCGAAACGAGGTTATTCATTGTGCCAGGGGTAAAATTTAATATAGTTGATGCGATGATTACAAACTTCCATCTGCCCCGCTCAACCCTGCTTGCCCTTGTGGGGGCGTTTGCCGGGATGGATAAGATTATGACGGCCTACAAACACGCCGTAGAAAAGAGATACCGCTTCTTTTCCTACGGCGATGCAATGTTTATATACTGA
- a CDS encoding glutamate synthase subunit beta, with translation MGNPTGFMQYKRKEEGHRPAQERVQDYNQIMIPLTPDELKDQAARCMDCGVPFCHGCGCPLGNRIPEFNDYVYKGSWKEACRVLHSTNNFPEFTGLVCPAPCEAACTIGLRDEPVTIRHIEYQIVEHGFEKGWIRPLPPREKTGKKVAVIGSGPAGLAASQQLARAGHTVTLYEKEPAVGGLLRYGIPNFKLEKGVLDRRVNQLLEEGVIIKTNVDAGRDITAQELEKKYDAVCLTMGAWVPRDLKVPGRELSGVHFAMELLSQQNKIISGEPVIETISAKDKVVVVIGGGDTGSDCVGTSNRHGAKEVHQFEILPKPPESRPTHQPWPFWPQIMRTSTSQEEGCSRKWAVATKEILGDGHKVTGLRCANVEWKKDENGKWQMEEKSEFEIKADLILLAMGFLHVENTGLVEQLGLELDERGNVKTDNFQTSNENVFASGDAITGASLVVKAINSGRLMADAVHRKLRT, from the coding sequence ATGGGTAATCCAACTGGATTTATGCAGTATAAGCGCAAGGAAGAAGGGCACCGTCCTGCTCAAGAGCGCGTGCAAGACTACAATCAGATAATGATTCCGCTTACGCCGGATGAGCTCAAAGACCAGGCGGCAAGATGTATGGACTGCGGCGTGCCTTTCTGCCACGGCTGCGGCTGCCCGCTGGGCAACAGGATTCCGGAATTCAACGACTATGTTTACAAGGGCAGCTGGAAAGAGGCCTGCCGCGTGCTGCACAGCACCAACAATTTTCCCGAGTTTACAGGGCTTGTCTGCCCCGCTCCATGCGAGGCGGCCTGCACAATCGGCCTGAGGGATGAGCCTGTAACGATAAGGCATATTGAATACCAGATTGTTGAACACGGATTCGAAAAGGGCTGGATAAGGCCCCTGCCGCCAAGAGAGAAAACGGGCAAAAAAGTTGCAGTAATCGGGTCAGGGCCTGCGGGTCTTGCTGCCTCCCAGCAGCTCGCAAGAGCGGGGCATACCGTAACACTTTACGAGAAAGAGCCCGCTGTAGGCGGACTTCTGAGATACGGGATCCCAAACTTCAAGCTCGAGAAAGGCGTGCTCGACCGCAGGGTAAATCAGCTCCTTGAAGAGGGCGTGATAATAAAGACCAACGTTGATGCAGGCAGAGACATAACAGCTCAGGAGCTTGAGAAGAAATACGATGCAGTTTGCCTCACGATGGGCGCGTGGGTGCCTCGTGATTTGAAAGTGCCGGGCAGGGAGCTCAGCGGGGTTCATTTCGCTATGGAGCTGCTGAGCCAGCAGAATAAGATTATCAGCGGCGAGCCTGTAATAGAGACAATCTCGGCGAAGGATAAAGTGGTCGTTGTGATTGGCGGCGGGGATACCGGAAGCGACTGCGTGGGAACATCAAACCGCCACGGCGCAAAGGAGGTTCACCAGTTTGAGATTCTGCCAAAGCCGCCCGAATCAAGGCCGACGCATCAGCCATGGCCGTTCTGGCCGCAGATTATGCGAACCTCCACAAGTCAGGAGGAAGGCTGCTCGCGGAAATGGGCAGTGGCAACGAAGGAAATCCTCGGCGACGGACATAAGGTTACGGGCCTGCGCTGCGCGAACGTGGAATGGAAGAAGGATGAAAACGGAAAATGGCAGATGGAGGAGAAATCCGAATTCGAGATTAAGGCGGATCTTATCCTGCTTGCCATGGGCTTTCTGCACGTTGAGAATACTGGCCTCGTGGAACAGCTCGGGCTTGAGCTGGACGAGCGGGGTAATGTAAAAACGGATAATTTCCAGACCAGCAATGAAAATGTTTTCGCCTCAGGCGATGCAATCACCGGCGCATCGCTGGTGGTTAAGGCGATCAATTCCGGCCGGCTGATGGCAGATGCCGTTCACAGGAAGCTGAGAACCTGA
- the rpsU gene encoding 30S ribosomal protein S21, with the protein MIKVKARAGESVQQMVKRFKKMCEKEGLIRDMKRHSYYEKPSEKNRRRNKRKPTRAL; encoded by the coding sequence ATGATCAAAGTTAAAGCGAGGGCTGGCGAATCAGTTCAGCAGATGGTGAAGAGATTCAAGAAGATGTGCGAGAAAGAGGGCCTCATCCGTGATATGAAGCGCCACAGCTACTACGAAAAACCATCTGAGAAGAACCGCCGCCGGAATAAGCGCAAGCCCACCCGCGCACTTTAA
- the gltB gene encoding glutamate synthase large subunit encodes MSNFPEDQGLYSARNEHDNCGVGAVANIDGRREHKIVDYAKKILLNLHHRGAAAADEVTGDGAGILMQIPYEFLKDKTDFEIAEESRFAAGMVFLPKDEARRNECCEILSKSLDSCGIKISGWRDVPVCRDSLAEIALSAEPEVMQVFLEADYEPEEYERKLYLARRRAENGVKAKFPDIGDDFYICSLSCSTICYKGMFMAHQLFSYYPDLSDKNMKTAIAVVHQRYSTNTFPSWPLAQPFRYMCHNGEINTLHGNRNNMKAREYAMESDYYGEDIKDLFPVLEEDASDSATFDNCLELLSRTGRSLPHSLMMMVPEAFGQQYHMSTYKRAFYEYHASIIEPWDGPAAILFTDGKVLGGTLDRNGLRPCRYVVTEENTVIMASEVGVIEFAPEKIRTKGRLQPGKMFLVDTEEQRIITDNEIKSNISRAHPYRRWLANNRIELRGLFSASSGIAEVNPEDTYQQLRCFGYTKEEFKMVIEPMAVNGQEPVGSMGNDAALSFLSDMPKSVFTYFKQRFAQVTNPPIDPLREGLVMSTMQYIGRKRNLLSEDPKHCRQVRLPHPLLTNDDMKMLRKASREDFAVSTVEAVFDAEAEDPGRALSDAIDKLINDIENAIKQDDASIIIISDKGVSERRAPIPALLAVSAAHHGMLNRRLRGQAALVLESGEPREVNHFCLLSAYGVDAVNPYLLIEAVGMFSRTGEFSEKLPTGQLLDNLINAVKKGILKTMSKMGISTIRSYRSAQLYEAVGLNTEMVDKYFCGTDSRIEGVGLEHIAAETIEKHRKAYKPDLSQPEIDFGGDYHYRLQDEKHGWTPKAITRLQHAVMGNDKAAYDDFAKEVNENDRNLCTIRSLFKFKKAGPIDISKVEPAEKIAARFCTGAMSHGSISREAHECLAIAMNRIGGMSNTGEGGEDPKRYQLDENGDDKNCRIKQVASGRFGVTINYLAHAKEIQIKMAQGAKPGEGGHLPGRKVTEEIAKLRNSMPGVSLISPPPHHDIYSIEDLAQLIYDLKCSNPGAKVSVKLVSEVGVGTVAAGVAKGNADEVLISGGDGGSGATPLSSIKYAGAPWELGLAETQQTLVLNGLRDRIRVQTDGQLRTGRDVVIAAMLGADQYGFGTSALVSLGCLMMRKCHLGTCPAGIATQDPELRKCFIGKAENLVNYMMFVAEEVRQILADLGARSLSEVIGRCDLLEMNEAIEHWKAKGVDLTKIFYKAEPFNTDISLTKRQTDKLKGHSDWELIEMVKDSIETGKPVVKSYKTVTQNRTLGTILSNTVVNKWGQNGLKDNTFTFNMTGSGGQSFGAFLAKGITLRLEGDANDYLGKGLSGGRIIVKTPEGSPFIPHENIIVGNTLLYGATSGEVFINGVAGERFCVRNSGASAVVEGVGDHGCEYMTNGMVVVLGKTGCNFAAGMSGGIAYVFDEAQLFDTRCNLDMVDIEFVHHQEDKQRLYDLITKHYEETGSERAEWILSSWRDMVGRFVKVMPVDYRKALERIREREERQNDNAPATEEVYNG; translated from the coding sequence ATGAGTAATTTTCCTGAAGACCAGGGCCTTTATTCCGCACGCAACGAGCACGACAACTGCGGGGTTGGGGCTGTGGCGAATATAGACGGCCGGCGAGAGCATAAGATTGTAGATTATGCCAAAAAGATTCTGCTTAATCTCCATCATCGCGGCGCAGCAGCTGCGGATGAGGTTACAGGAGACGGGGCTGGCATTCTTATGCAGATTCCCTATGAATTTCTGAAAGATAAAACAGATTTCGAAATCGCAGAAGAATCCAGATTCGCAGCAGGGATGGTTTTCCTGCCTAAAGATGAGGCAAGGAGGAATGAATGCTGCGAGATTCTTTCAAAATCCCTTGATTCCTGCGGGATAAAGATAAGCGGGTGGAGAGACGTGCCTGTATGCAGGGATTCGCTTGCAGAGATCGCTCTTTCAGCAGAGCCTGAAGTTATGCAGGTTTTTCTTGAGGCCGATTACGAGCCTGAAGAATATGAAAGGAAGCTGTATCTCGCGAGGCGCAGAGCTGAGAACGGCGTGAAGGCAAAATTTCCGGATATAGGCGATGATTTCTATATATGCAGCCTTTCCTGCAGCACGATCTGCTATAAGGGTATGTTTATGGCTCATCAGCTCTTCAGCTACTACCCGGACCTCAGCGATAAGAACATGAAAACAGCAATCGCTGTGGTTCATCAGAGATACAGCACAAACACCTTCCCGAGCTGGCCTCTGGCGCAGCCGTTCCGTTATATGTGCCACAACGGCGAGATAAACACGCTCCACGGAAACCGGAACAATATGAAGGCGCGTGAGTATGCGATGGAATCGGATTACTACGGCGAAGACATCAAAGACCTTTTCCCCGTACTCGAGGAAGACGCCAGCGACTCGGCCACCTTCGACAACTGCCTTGAACTGCTCAGCAGAACGGGCAGGTCTCTGCCGCATTCATTAATGATGATGGTGCCTGAGGCATTCGGGCAGCAGTATCATATGAGTACATACAAACGTGCATTCTACGAATACCACGCCTCAATTATAGAGCCTTGGGACGGCCCGGCAGCAATCCTCTTTACCGACGGGAAGGTTCTCGGCGGAACGCTCGACAGAAACGGGCTCCGCCCATGCAGATACGTCGTTACCGAAGAGAACACTGTGATAATGGCAAGCGAGGTTGGGGTGATTGAATTTGCTCCTGAAAAGATTCGCACCAAGGGCAGGCTTCAGCCCGGAAAGATGTTCCTCGTTGATACCGAAGAGCAGAGAATAATCACAGACAACGAAATAAAGAGCAATATCTCAAGGGCGCACCCTTACAGGCGATGGCTTGCAAACAACAGAATTGAACTGCGCGGGCTCTTCAGCGCAAGCTCAGGCATTGCCGAGGTAAACCCCGAAGACACCTACCAGCAGCTCCGCTGCTTCGGCTATACGAAGGAAGAATTCAAAATGGTAATCGAGCCGATGGCAGTGAACGGGCAGGAGCCTGTGGGGTCTATGGGCAACGACGCCGCACTTTCGTTCCTCTCGGATATGCCGAAAAGCGTGTTCACATACTTCAAGCAGAGATTCGCACAGGTTACCAACCCGCCGATAGACCCGCTCCGCGAGGGGCTCGTTATGTCAACGATGCAGTATATTGGGCGAAAGAGGAATCTGCTCAGCGAAGACCCGAAACACTGCAGGCAGGTTCGCCTTCCGCACCCTCTGCTCACCAATGATGATATGAAGATGCTGCGAAAGGCAAGCCGAGAGGATTTTGCTGTGTCAACTGTGGAAGCAGTTTTTGATGCCGAAGCAGAAGACCCGGGCAGAGCCCTCAGCGATGCCATCGATAAGCTTATAAACGATATTGAAAACGCAATCAAGCAGGATGATGCCTCGATCATTATCATAAGCGATAAAGGGGTGAGCGAGAGGCGCGCCCCGATTCCTGCCCTGCTTGCTGTGAGCGCTGCGCATCACGGAATGCTGAATCGCAGGCTCCGCGGGCAGGCGGCATTGGTGCTTGAGAGCGGCGAGCCCCGAGAGGTAAATCACTTCTGCCTGCTCAGCGCATACGGCGTGGATGCGGTGAACCCGTATCTGCTGATTGAAGCTGTGGGGATGTTCAGCAGGACGGGTGAATTCTCTGAAAAGCTCCCGACAGGCCAGCTTTTGGACAACCTTATCAATGCCGTTAAGAAGGGCATTCTCAAAACAATGAGCAAGATGGGCATATCCACGATAAGAAGCTACAGGTCTGCCCAGCTCTACGAAGCCGTTGGGCTGAACACCGAGATGGTGGATAAATACTTCTGCGGAACAGATTCACGCATTGAAGGTGTGGGGCTGGAGCATATAGCTGCTGAGACAATCGAAAAGCACAGAAAGGCCTATAAGCCCGATCTCTCCCAGCCAGAGATAGACTTCGGCGGAGACTATCACTACCGCCTTCAGGACGAGAAGCACGGCTGGACGCCAAAGGCCATTACAAGGCTTCAGCATGCAGTGATGGGCAATGATAAAGCAGCTTATGATGATTTTGCGAAGGAAGTAAACGAGAACGACCGCAACCTCTGCACGATTCGCTCGCTCTTTAAATTTAAGAAAGCCGGGCCGATAGATATATCGAAGGTGGAGCCGGCGGAGAAAATCGCTGCAAGATTCTGCACCGGAGCAATGAGCCACGGGTCTATAAGCAGAGAAGCCCACGAATGCCTCGCTATAGCTATGAACAGAATTGGCGGGATGAGCAATACCGGCGAGGGAGGCGAAGACCCGAAGAGATACCAACTCGATGAAAACGGCGACGATAAGAACTGCCGGATAAAGCAGGTGGCCAGCGGTCGATTCGGCGTTACGATAAACTATCTCGCCCATGCCAAAGAGATACAGATAAAGATGGCGCAGGGCGCAAAGCCCGGGGAAGGCGGGCACCTCCCGGGAAGGAAGGTAACCGAAGAGATAGCCAAGCTTCGTAACTCAATGCCGGGCGTATCGCTGATCTCGCCGCCGCCGCACCACGATATTTACTCCATCGAAGACCTCGCTCAGCTTATCTACGACCTCAAATGCAGCAACCCGGGGGCGAAGGTCTCCGTGAAGCTGGTATCTGAAGTGGGCGTGGGCACTGTAGCAGCGGGCGTGGCCAAGGGCAACGCAGATGAGGTGCTGATAAGCGGCGGAGACGGCGGCTCGGGTGCAACGCCGCTGTCTTCAATCAAATACGCAGGAGCTCCTTGGGAGCTCGGCCTCGCAGAAACCCAGCAGACACTCGTTTTGAACGGGCTTAGAGACCGCATCAGGGTGCAGACAGATGGGCAGCTTCGAACCGGAAGGGATGTAGTTATAGCTGCAATGCTCGGTGCAGACCAGTACGGCTTCGGAACGAGCGCTCTTGTGAGCCTTGGATGCCTGATGATGAGGAAGTGCCATCTGGGCACTTGCCCCGCTGGCATCGCAACTCAAGACCCCGAGCTGAGAAAATGCTTTATAGGCAAGGCGGAGAATCTTGTAAACTATATGATGTTCGTTGCTGAAGAGGTAAGGCAGATTCTCGCAGACCTCGGAGCGAGGAGCCTCTCAGAGGTGATCGGCCGGTGCGACCTTCTCGAAATGAATGAGGCCATAGAACACTGGAAGGCGAAGGGCGTTGACCTAACGAAGATCTTCTACAAGGCAGAGCCTTTCAACACCGATATAAGCCTCACGAAAAGACAGACTGACAAGCTCAAAGGCCACAGCGACTGGGAGCTTATAGAGATGGTGAAGGATTCTATCGAAACCGGAAAGCCCGTGGTTAAGAGCTATAAAACCGTTACCCAAAACAGGACACTGGGAACTATCCTCAGCAATACTGTTGTGAACAAATGGGGGCAGAACGGGCTGAAAGATAATACTTTCACCTTCAATATGACCGGCTCAGGCGGACAGAGCTTCGGGGCCTTCCTCGCAAAGGGAATAACGCTGAGGCTTGAAGGCGATGCAAACGACTATCTCGGCAAAGGGCTCTCCGGCGGACGAATTATCGTTAAAACGCCTGAAGGCTCGCCGTTTATCCCGCACGAGAATATTATCGTGGGCAATACGCTTCTATACGGAGCTACCAGCGGAGAAGTGTTTATCAACGGCGTTGCCGGCGAGAGATTCTGCGTGAGAAACAGCGGAGCATCGGCGGTAGTTGAAGGCGTGGGCGATCACGGCTGCGAATATATGACAAACGGAATGGTGGTAGTGCTCGGGAAAACCGGCTGCAACTTCGCTGCGGGTATGAGCGGCGGAATCGCATACGTTTTCGATGAAGCCCAGCTCTTCGATACCAGATGCAACCTCGATATGGTGGATATCGAATTTGTGCACCATCAGGAAGACAAGCAGAGGCTCTACGACCTCATCACAAAACATTACGAAGAAACCGGCTCGGAGAGAGCCGAATGGATCCTGAGCTCCTGGCGTGATATGGTGGGCAGGTTTGTGAAGGTAATGCCTGTGGACTACCGCAAGGCGCTGGAGAGAATCAGAGAACGGGAAGAAAGACAAAACGATAACGCCCCTGCAACAGAGGAGGTGTATAATGGGTAA